In one window of Sphingomonas glaciei DNA:
- a CDS encoding dihydrolipoamide acetyltransferase family protein, with translation MIDVRVPDEQEGTKAVVRAWLKQPGDTVAINDPLVELETDKVTQEVPSPAAGVLAEILLGTDAEAVPGAVLGRIDAEGGQAKPFVPSEVEAPRAAPDRPSNSVGASGEAETRLSPSVRRALLQHDIDPARLTGTGRDGRITREDVDRAVETATVSHVDGGAKPIAQPRVAEANWQDIPHDRMRRAIADNMVRAVAEAPHVTALFEADFTAITAHKKALAAQGTKLSYTAYLLKAAAEAMAVAPAVNGRWAEDRILVSPTVDIGVGTALGDKGLVVPVVRDCGGASLEEIGARLDNLTARARLGKLERSDVANGSFTISNHGVSGSLLAAPIILHQGQAAILGVGKLQKRVVVLSQNGADVIAIRQMAYVTLTIDHRVIDGHQTNAWLSRFVEIIEHWPEAQPKQ, from the coding sequence GTGATCGATGTCCGCGTTCCCGACGAGCAGGAAGGCACCAAGGCCGTCGTCCGCGCCTGGCTGAAGCAGCCCGGCGACACCGTGGCGATCAACGATCCGCTGGTGGAGCTAGAGACCGACAAGGTCACCCAGGAAGTGCCGTCACCGGCAGCCGGGGTGCTGGCGGAGATCCTGCTCGGCACCGATGCCGAGGCGGTGCCCGGCGCAGTGCTGGGGCGCATCGATGCAGAGGGCGGCCAAGCCAAGCCGTTTGTGCCGAGCGAAGTCGAGGCACCTCGCGCTGCTCCTGATCGTCCCTCGAATTCAGTCGGGGCTAGCGGGGAGGCGGAGACGCGTCTCTCCCCTTCGGTTCGCCGCGCACTTCTCCAGCACGACATCGATCCCGCGCGTCTCACCGGCACGGGCCGCGACGGACGCATCACCCGCGAAGATGTCGACCGCGCAGTGGAAACGGCCACCGTCAGCCATGTCGATGGCGGTGCCAAGCCGATCGCCCAGCCGCGCGTGGCCGAGGCGAACTGGCAGGACATCCCCCACGACCGGATGCGCCGCGCCATTGCCGACAACATGGTTCGCGCGGTCGCCGAAGCGCCCCACGTCACGGCGTTGTTCGAAGCCGACTTCACCGCCATCACCGCGCACAAGAAGGCACTGGCGGCGCAAGGCACCAAGCTCAGCTATACCGCTTATCTCCTCAAGGCCGCCGCCGAGGCGATGGCTGTCGCTCCGGCGGTGAACGGCCGCTGGGCCGAGGACCGGATCCTTGTCTCGCCCACCGTCGACATCGGGGTCGGAACCGCGCTTGGCGACAAGGGACTGGTCGTGCCCGTCGTCCGCGACTGCGGCGGCGCCAGCCTCGAGGAGATCGGCGCCCGCCTCGACAATCTCACAGCCCGCGCCCGCCTCGGAAAGCTCGAGCGATCCGATGTGGCGAACGGTAGCTTCACCATTTCTAATCACGGCGTCTCGGGCTCGCTGCTCGCCGCACCGATCATCCTCCACCAGGGGCAGGCAGCGATCCTGGGGGTCGGCAAGCTCCAGAAACGAGTGGTGGTCCTTAGCCAGAATGGCGCCGACGTCATCGCCATCCGGCAGATGGCCTATGTCACCCTGACCATCGACCACCGGGTGATCGACGGCCACCAAACCAACGCCTGGCTGAGTCGCTTCGTCGAGATCATCGAGCACTGGCCCGAAGCGCAGCCGAAACAATAG
- a CDS encoding SRPBCC family protein → MVRTNDTDAVADEAARLNDEALRQAKNGPAARQANRKLPEVDEDDRVRIRDGKGRRSSGTGSSSGALIGLGLTLATAGAAAFLFAKAKAADDGPDGPLLSDAPDHVLRGKALKRARNQEDGRSLVGRTVTIGKPAQELYAFWRKFERFPEFMDNVREIKRIDDTRSEWIIEAPGGATVSVKARIVEDVPGKTIAWVSEADSQVEHEGRVEFADAPPGRGTYVRLLLRYTPPAGELGRLIAKVMQREPNVQARRDLRRFKQLMETGEVPVNASPSGRKSEDPSKPHI, encoded by the coding sequence GTGGTCCGAACCAATGACACCGATGCCGTGGCGGACGAAGCCGCCCGGCTAAACGACGAGGCGCTTCGCCAGGCGAAGAACGGCCCGGCCGCGCGCCAGGCGAACCGCAAGCTGCCGGAAGTGGACGAGGACGACCGGGTCCGGATTCGCGACGGCAAGGGGCGGCGTTCGTCCGGAACCGGCTCGAGCAGCGGCGCGCTGATCGGACTTGGCCTGACGCTGGCCACCGCCGGCGCTGCGGCCTTTCTCTTCGCCAAGGCCAAGGCCGCCGACGACGGGCCGGACGGTCCGCTGCTGAGCGATGCGCCCGACCATGTACTGCGCGGCAAGGCGTTAAAGCGCGCGCGCAACCAGGAAGATGGCCGTTCGCTGGTCGGACGGACGGTCACCATCGGCAAGCCCGCGCAGGAATTGTACGCCTTCTGGCGCAAGTTCGAGCGCTTTCCCGAATTCATGGACAACGTCCGCGAGATCAAGCGCATCGACGACACACGTTCCGAATGGATCATCGAAGCGCCCGGCGGAGCTACGGTCTCGGTCAAGGCGCGGATCGTCGAGGACGTACCGGGCAAGACGATTGCCTGGGTCAGCGAAGCGGACAGCCAGGTCGAGCATGAAGGCCGGGTCGAATTCGCCGACGCGCCTCCGGGCCGTGGCACCTACGTCCGGTTGCTGCTGCGCTACACGCCGCCCGCGGGCGAGCTTGGAAGGCTGATCGCCAAGGTCATGCAGCGTGAGCCCAACGTCCAGGCTCGCCGCGACCTGCGCCGGTTCAAGCAATTGATGGAAACGGGCGAAGTGCCCGTCAACGCCTCCCCCTCGGGCCGCAAGAGCGAAGACCCGAGCAAGCCCCACATCTAG
- a CDS encoding zinc-dependent alcohol dehydrogenase, which translates to MKALTWHGRHDVRVERVPDPEIVLPRDAILKVTSTAICGSDLHLYDGYIPTLRAGDVLGHEFMGEVVEVGSSSTLKKGQRVVVPFTISCGECFFCKKTQFSACDNSNPAETSDASETLMGHAMGAAFGYAHLTGGYAGGQAEYVRVPFSDVGPIVIPDHLDDDKVLFLSDILPTGWHAAVNADIEPGDTVAVWGCGPVGLFAIQSAFKLGAHRVIAIDHYPSRLKLAKQMGADILDYREVEVLEALKEMTGGIGPDAVIDCVGMESHGLAIDNLVDTAKAHLFLGTERPHALRQMIIACRKGGRVSIPGVYGGFADKFPLGQLMEKGLTVKAGQTPVQKYTKELLALIEKDELDTTFMISHREPLGDAADLYQKWHDEQDTYTKIVLKPGLDQKPQVDLVAARQVEPAE; encoded by the coding sequence ATGAAAGCTCTTACCTGGCACGGCCGCCACGACGTTCGCGTCGAGCGGGTGCCCGATCCCGAAATCGTCCTTCCGCGCGATGCGATCCTCAAGGTGACCTCGACGGCGATCTGCGGGTCGGACCTTCACCTTTACGACGGCTACATCCCGACGCTTCGCGCCGGCGATGTGCTCGGCCATGAATTCATGGGCGAGGTGGTCGAGGTCGGCTCCAGCTCAACCCTCAAGAAGGGCCAGCGCGTGGTCGTGCCCTTCACCATCAGCTGCGGCGAGTGCTTCTTCTGCAAGAAGACCCAGTTCAGCGCCTGCGACAACAGCAACCCGGCGGAGACCTCGGACGCGTCCGAGACGCTGATGGGTCACGCGATGGGCGCCGCGTTCGGCTACGCCCACCTGACCGGCGGCTATGCCGGCGGACAGGCGGAATATGTCCGCGTGCCGTTCAGCGACGTCGGGCCGATCGTCATCCCGGACCACCTGGACGACGACAAGGTGCTGTTCCTGTCGGACATCCTGCCGACCGGCTGGCACGCGGCGGTCAACGCCGACATCGAGCCGGGCGACACGGTGGCGGTGTGGGGCTGCGGCCCCGTCGGCCTGTTCGCGATCCAGAGCGCCTTCAAGCTGGGCGCACACCGGGTGATCGCGATCGACCATTATCCCAGCCGCCTGAAGCTCGCTAAGCAGATGGGTGCCGACATCCTCGACTATCGTGAGGTCGAGGTGCTCGAGGCGCTGAAGGAAATGACCGGCGGGATCGGCCCGGACGCAGTGATCGACTGCGTAGGCATGGAAAGCCATGGCCTCGCCATCGACAACCTGGTCGACACGGCCAAGGCGCACCTGTTCCTCGGCACTGAGCGGCCCCATGCCCTGCGCCAGATGATCATCGCCTGCCGCAAGGGCGGGCGGGTTTCGATCCCTGGCGTCTATGGCGGTTTCGCCGACAAATTCCCGCTCGGCCAGTTGATGGAAAAGGGCCTGACCGTGAAAGCGGGACAGACCCCCGTCCAGAAGTACACCAAGGAGCTGTTGGCGCTGATCGAGAAGGACGAGCTCGATACCACCTTCATGATCTCGCACCGGGAGCCGCTGGGCGATGCCGCCGACCTCTACCAGAAGTGGCATGACGAGCAGGATACCTACACCAAGATCGTGCTGAAGCCGGGCCTGGACCAGAAGCCGCAGGTCGACCTCGTCGCTGCGCGCCAAGTCGAACCGGCCGAATAA
- a CDS encoding SDR family NAD(P)-dependent oxidoreductase, whose amino-acid sequence MSKLAVITGASSGIGLEIARLASAEGYDLIVASDTPMVDAGAGLEGEVNSLEADLATEQGVRQLLQQIGDRQVDVLVANAGHGLGHGFLDQAPAEWRHVIDTNITGTLLLIQPIAKKMAQRGEGKILITGSIAGHVPAAFQAVYHASKAFVDSFAAALGNELKDTGVTVTCLKPGATETEFFSRADMEDTKVGQSKKATAADVAKTGWEAMKKGEHAVVHGLMNKAQVLAAGVLPESVSAEQGRKMNEPRSGTE is encoded by the coding sequence ATGAGCAAACTTGCCGTCATCACCGGCGCCTCGTCGGGCATCGGCCTGGAAATCGCGCGCCTGGCTTCGGCCGAGGGCTATGATCTGATCGTCGCCTCCGACACCCCGATGGTGGACGCGGGTGCCGGGCTGGAGGGTGAGGTCAATTCGCTCGAAGCCGACCTCGCGACCGAGCAGGGCGTGCGCCAGCTGCTTCAGCAGATCGGCGACCGCCAGGTCGACGTCTTGGTTGCCAATGCCGGGCACGGCCTCGGACACGGGTTCCTCGATCAGGCGCCGGCCGAGTGGCGCCACGTGATCGACACCAACATTACCGGAACGCTGTTGCTGATCCAGCCGATCGCCAAAAAGATGGCTCAGCGGGGGGAAGGCAAGATCCTGATCACCGGGTCGATCGCCGGGCACGTGCCCGCCGCGTTCCAGGCGGTCTACCATGCCAGCAAGGCGTTCGTGGACAGCTTCGCCGCAGCGCTCGGCAACGAGCTCAAGGACACCGGCGTGACGGTCACCTGCCTCAAGCCGGGAGCGACCGAGACCGAGTTCTTCAGCCGCGCCGACATGGAGGATACCAAGGTCGGTCAATCCAAGAAAGCTACCGCCGCCGACGTCGCCAAGACCGGGTGGGAAGCGATGAAGAAGGGCGAGCATGCGGTCGTCCATGGCCTGATGAACAAGGCGCAGGTGCTGGCGGCCGGGGTGCTTCCCGAAAGCGTATCGGCCGAGCAGGGCCGCAAGATGAACGAGCCCCGCAGCGGCACCGAGTGA
- a CDS encoding AI-2E family transporter produces the protein MPDTLFIRRTLIVIALAALTFLAWELREVLLMVFGAVVVATLFQSIAGVYRKARIPEGLSIALAVITVLLVVAICLALFGAQLVSQYEQIRETLPKAWAAVQQRLEGFGLSGQLEQLKGGGGGGFASTAGNFVMSLGSGLADALLIIVGGVFLAASPRFYRAGLVKLVPEGKRNLTADAIGDSGTALKLWLKAQLVTMAAVGIATGVGLWLVGADNALALGLLAALLEFIPFIGPILAAVPAILIAAAVDPQMAVWVAGVYLVVQQLEGYVFSPLLQQWAVDLPGAVLLFSLLAMGTLFGALGVVFAAPLTVVLYVLVKKLYVREALDTDTPIPGEEQTNQD, from the coding sequence ATGCCCGACACGCTCTTCATTCGTCGCACCCTCATTGTCATTGCGCTCGCCGCGTTGACCTTCCTTGCGTGGGAGCTGCGCGAAGTCCTGCTGATGGTGTTCGGGGCGGTGGTTGTCGCCACCCTATTCCAGAGCATTGCCGGGGTGTACCGCAAGGCGCGTATTCCCGAGGGGCTCAGTATTGCGCTGGCGGTGATCACCGTCCTTCTGGTGGTCGCGATCTGCCTCGCCCTGTTCGGCGCACAACTGGTCAGCCAGTATGAGCAGATCCGCGAGACCCTGCCCAAGGCCTGGGCGGCGGTCCAGCAGCGACTGGAAGGCTTTGGCCTGTCGGGACAGCTGGAGCAATTGAAGGGCGGCGGCGGCGGCGGCTTCGCCTCCACCGCGGGCAACTTCGTGATGAGCCTTGGCAGCGGGCTTGCCGACGCCCTGCTGATCATCGTCGGCGGTGTGTTCCTGGCCGCCTCGCCCCGCTTCTACCGGGCCGGGCTGGTCAAGCTCGTCCCCGAAGGGAAGCGTAACCTGACCGCCGACGCGATCGGTGACAGCGGCACGGCGCTCAAATTGTGGTTGAAGGCGCAGCTGGTCACAATGGCCGCGGTCGGAATCGCGACCGGTGTTGGTCTGTGGCTGGTCGGGGCAGACAATGCGCTCGCCCTCGGCCTGCTTGCGGCCCTTCTCGAGTTCATCCCGTTCATCGGCCCGATCCTTGCCGCCGTTCCCGCCATCCTGATTGCCGCCGCCGTCGATCCGCAGATGGCGGTGTGGGTGGCCGGCGTTTACCTCGTCGTCCAGCAGCTCGAGGGCTACGTCTTCTCGCCTCTGCTCCAGCAATGGGCGGTCGATCTGCCCGGTGCGGTGCTGCTGTTTTCGCTGCTGGCCATGGGGACCCTGTTCGGCGCGCTCGGCGTGGTCTTCGCAGCGCCGCTGACGGTGGTGCTCTATGTGCTGGTGAAAAAGCTCTATGTCCGCGAGGCGCTGGACACCGACACTCCGATCCCCGGCGAGGAACAGACCAACCAGGACTGA
- a CDS encoding lasso peptide biosynthesis B2 protein produces the protein MRVANNKLLARRHWGTLVEASLALAAASAATRLLPFKRYIGLGARPLPAKKVMATPEIGRIVDALGRRLPFRAVCLQQGIALQWMLRRRGVEAILHYGVQLPKPSGEIRAHVWVSVGGQVLIGAPQHADYTEVAHYPAGSALPLR, from the coding sequence ATGCGGGTCGCCAACAACAAGCTGCTTGCGCGAAGGCATTGGGGCACGCTTGTCGAAGCGAGCCTCGCGCTCGCGGCGGCGTCGGCCGCCACGCGGCTGCTGCCGTTCAAGCGCTACATCGGGCTGGGCGCGCGGCCATTGCCGGCGAAGAAGGTCATGGCCACACCCGAGATCGGCCGCATCGTCGATGCCTTGGGCAGACGGCTACCGTTTCGCGCGGTGTGCCTGCAGCAGGGGATCGCGCTGCAATGGATGCTCCGCCGCCGCGGGGTCGAGGCGATCCTTCATTATGGCGTGCAGCTTCCCAAGCCGAGCGGCGAGATCCGGGCCCATGTGTGGGTCAGTGTCGGCGGGCAGGTGCTGATCGGCGCGCCCCAGCACGCGGACTATACCGAGGTCGCTCACTATCCCGCCGGGAGCGCGCTTCCGCTTCGCTGA
- a CDS encoding aldo/keto reductase → MKTVTLPGGEQVPVLGQGTWKVGERRDKRADEIAALQAGVDLGMTLIDTAEMYGEGAAEQLVGEALGSRRDKLFLVSKAYPHNASRDRLAQACEASLKRLGTDRIDLYLLHWRGSVPLADTVEGMERLKREGKIRYWGVSNLDTDDMEELLEAGGAGCATDQILYNLTRRGPEHDLLPWLSRRGIPVMAYSPIEQGRLLGSRSLAAIAESVGATPAQVALAWTMRGEQIIAIPKAGTVAHVEDNRAAADLILSGDQVAALEAAFPRPQHPTPLQML, encoded by the coding sequence ATGAAGACGGTTACACTTCCGGGCGGCGAGCAGGTGCCCGTGCTTGGCCAGGGCACCTGGAAAGTCGGTGAACGGCGGGACAAGCGTGCCGACGAGATCGCGGCGCTGCAGGCCGGTGTCGATCTCGGCATGACGCTGATCGACACCGCCGAAATGTACGGCGAGGGCGCCGCCGAACAGCTGGTCGGCGAGGCGCTGGGGTCGCGGCGGGACAAGCTGTTCCTGGTCAGCAAGGCCTATCCGCACAATGCGTCGCGAGACCGGCTTGCCCAGGCCTGCGAAGCAAGCCTCAAGCGCCTCGGCACCGATCGCATTGATCTCTACCTCCTCCATTGGCGCGGATCGGTGCCGCTGGCCGACACCGTCGAGGGGATGGAACGGCTCAAGCGGGAAGGAAAAATCCGCTACTGGGGCGTCAGCAATCTCGATACGGACGACATGGAGGAGCTGCTTGAGGCGGGCGGAGCCGGCTGCGCGACGGACCAGATCCTCTACAATCTCACCCGGCGCGGACCGGAGCACGATCTGCTGCCGTGGCTCTCGCGGCGCGGCATCCCGGTGATGGCCTACAGTCCGATCGAGCAGGGACGATTGCTCGGCAGTCGTTCGCTCGCCGCGATCGCGGAAAGCGTCGGGGCAACCCCGGCGCAGGTCGCCCTGGCCTGGACCATGCGCGGGGAGCAGATCATCGCCATTCCCAAGGCCGGCACCGTCGCGCACGTCGAGGATAATCGCGCGGCGGCCGATCTCATTCTCTCCGGCGACCAGGTGGCAGCGCTGGAGGCTGCCTTCCCACGTCCGCAGCATCCCACGCCGCTGCAGATGCTTTAA
- a CDS encoding alpha/beta fold hydrolase has protein sequence MGSPRRDVSHDLAPPSIAPQQSRGPRPLPLFVELLRQVAARDPELGQKALEGLRRYQVAPPPPPRRNRPVVHSVHGTSLRDCGGSGPAVVLVPSLINPPTILDLDPACSLADALAVQHRVLLLDWGVAAERKDLSLGGHVAHRLVPLIEAAGPVTLIGYCLGGTLALAAASGNSQVEAVVTLASPYRFAAYDDGARKQLLRLWKTSEAAAEQLGFLPMEVLQAAFWQIDPGRLMAKFARFVDADPTLPEAQRFIAMEEWANSGEPLPLPAARQMVEQLFGADVALAPLPTCPMLHVTAAGDRIVPAATAAAGQQISSPSGHVGMIVGRDAPRTLHAPLLSWLEGAARGR, from the coding sequence ATGGGCAGTCCTCGACGCGACGTGTCTCATGACCTAGCACCGCCGTCTATTGCACCGCAACAATCGCGCGGGCCGCGTCCGCTGCCGCTGTTCGTCGAGCTCCTCCGGCAGGTGGCGGCACGTGATCCCGAATTGGGGCAAAAGGCGCTGGAAGGCCTTCGCCGCTATCAGGTGGCGCCGCCTCCCCCGCCCAGGCGCAACCGACCGGTAGTGCATTCGGTGCACGGAACAAGCCTGCGCGACTGCGGCGGAAGCGGACCGGCAGTGGTGCTGGTGCCCTCGCTGATCAATCCACCGACCATCCTCGACCTCGACCCTGCCTGCTCGCTCGCCGACGCGCTTGCAGTGCAGCATCGGGTTCTGCTGCTCGATTGGGGTGTGGCGGCCGAGCGCAAAGACCTCAGCCTCGGTGGCCATGTCGCGCACCGGCTGGTTCCGTTGATCGAGGCGGCCGGGCCGGTGACACTGATCGGTTATTGCCTCGGCGGAACCCTGGCGCTGGCCGCGGCGTCGGGCAATTCGCAGGTCGAAGCGGTGGTGACCCTCGCCTCGCCCTATCGCTTCGCCGCGTATGACGATGGCGCCAGGAAGCAGCTCCTCCGCCTGTGGAAAACGAGCGAGGCGGCGGCCGAGCAGCTCGGCTTCCTGCCGATGGAGGTGCTTCAGGCCGCCTTCTGGCAGATCGACCCGGGGCGGCTGATGGCCAAGTTCGCCCGCTTCGTCGATGCCGATCCCACTTTGCCCGAGGCGCAGCGGTTCATCGCCATGGAGGAATGGGCCAATAGCGGCGAGCCGCTGCCGCTCCCCGCTGCCCGCCAGATGGTAGAGCAGCTGTTCGGCGCCGACGTTGCGCTCGCCCCCCTCCCCACCTGCCCCATGCTCCACGTCACCGCCGCCGGGGACCGGATCGTCCCCGCGGCCACCGCGGCGGCCGGCCAGCAGATCTCCTCGCCTTCGGGCCATGTCGGCATGATCGTCGGCCGCGACGCCCCGCGGACGCTGCACGCGCCGCTGCTGTCATGGCTTGAAGGCGCCGCACGGGGCCGCTAG
- the phaR gene encoding polyhydroxyalkanoate synthesis repressor PhaR: MNAPSHKITIKKYANRRLYDTESSTYVTLDRLAQMIREGRDFVVVDAKTGEDITHQALTQIIVEEEARGGATMLPAGFLRQVIALYGNSMQTMVPGYLDAAMQSFSKNQAAFKDAFGSNLFADMAKRQMALFEQSAKVLTGATPPRAAPAAATPSDDQDEVAALKAELDALRTKVDKLVR, encoded by the coding sequence ATGAATGCCCCTTCCCACAAGATCACCATCAAGAAATACGCCAACCGGCGGCTCTACGACACGGAAAGCTCGACCTACGTCACGCTCGACCGGCTGGCGCAGATGATCCGCGAGGGGCGCGATTTCGTGGTGGTCGATGCAAAGACCGGCGAGGACATCACCCATCAGGCGCTGACGCAGATCATCGTCGAGGAAGAGGCACGGGGCGGCGCAACCATGCTTCCGGCGGGCTTCCTTCGGCAGGTGATCGCGCTCTATGGCAATTCGATGCAGACCATGGTACCCGGCTATCTCGACGCCGCGATGCAGAGCTTTTCCAAGAACCAGGCGGCGTTCAAGGATGCGTTCGGAAGCAATCTGTTCGCCGACATGGCCAAGCGGCAGATGGCCTTGTTCGAACAGAGCGCCAAGGTCCTGACCGGCGCCACGCCGCCGCGCGCCGCTCCGGCCGCCGCGACGCCGAGCGACGACCAGGACGAGGTGGCGGCCCTGAAAGCCGAACTCGACGCGCTGCGCACCAAGGTCGACAAGCTGGTACGCTAG
- the glmU gene encoding bifunctional UDP-N-acetylglucosamine diphosphorylase/glucosamine-1-phosphate N-acetyltransferase GlmU, with product MKPLAVVILAAGQGTRMRSDLHKVLHPLAGKPMLMHLLDTVDTLDAERRVVVVGKGREQLESALESHRLTLALQEEQKGTGHAVAQAAEALGGFEGTVLVLYGDTPCIEAATLQAMRDRLEAEDRPGVVVLASSPADPAAYGRVILGQGDTIDRMVEYKDASEEERAVRLCNSGMMAVAAADLFRWLAKVGNDNAAGEYYLPDIVMIANAEGRHSVAVECEAWQTAGVNSRSELALVEREWQGRRRARAMGEGATLLDPDTVWFSADTRLGRDVLIEPSVFFGPGVTVADGAVIHAFSHLEGANVGAGAEVGPYARLRPGAELGEKSKVGNFVEIKKARLGPKAKANHLSYIGDAEVGAGANIGAGTITCNYDGFFKYQTRIGEGAFIGSNSSLVAPVNVGAGAIVGAGSVVTRDVERDALGVTRAEQKQLSGWAAHFRERQSAKKGK from the coding sequence ATGAAGCCGCTTGCCGTTGTCATCCTCGCCGCCGGGCAGGGCACCCGGATGCGTTCGGACCTGCACAAGGTCCTGCATCCGCTCGCCGGCAAACCGATGCTCATGCACCTGCTCGATACCGTCGACACGCTGGACGCCGAACGGCGGGTTGTGGTCGTCGGCAAAGGCCGCGAGCAGCTTGAGAGCGCGCTCGAAAGTCATCGTCTTACGCTGGCCTTGCAGGAGGAGCAGAAGGGCACCGGCCACGCCGTCGCCCAGGCCGCCGAAGCGCTCGGCGGGTTCGAGGGCACGGTGCTCGTATTGTACGGCGATACCCCGTGCATCGAGGCGGCGACGCTGCAGGCGATGCGCGACCGGCTGGAAGCGGAGGATCGGCCAGGCGTGGTGGTGCTCGCGTCTTCTCCGGCTGACCCCGCGGCGTACGGCCGGGTGATCCTGGGGCAGGGCGACACCATCGACCGCATGGTCGAATATAAGGACGCTTCGGAAGAGGAACGCGCGGTCAGGTTGTGCAACAGCGGGATGATGGCAGTCGCTGCGGCCGACCTGTTCCGCTGGCTGGCCAAGGTCGGCAACGACAATGCCGCGGGCGAATATTACCTTCCCGACATCGTCATGATCGCCAACGCCGAGGGGCGCCACAGCGTCGCGGTGGAGTGCGAGGCGTGGCAGACCGCTGGCGTCAACAGCCGCTCCGAACTCGCATTGGTCGAACGCGAATGGCAGGGCCGTCGCCGCGCCCGCGCCATGGGGGAGGGGGCGACGCTGCTGGACCCGGATACCGTGTGGTTCAGCGCCGACACCAGGCTTGGCCGAGACGTGCTGATCGAGCCCAGCGTCTTCTTCGGCCCCGGGGTGACCGTCGCCGACGGCGCAGTCATCCATGCCTTCTCGCACCTCGAAGGCGCCAACGTCGGGGCAGGGGCGGAAGTCGGCCCTTACGCCCGACTGCGTCCGGGTGCCGAGCTAGGCGAGAAGTCCAAGGTCGGCAATTTCGTCGAGATCAAAAAGGCGCGGCTGGGACCCAAGGCCAAGGCCAATCACCTCAGCTACATCGGCGATGCCGAGGTCGGAGCCGGGGCCAACATCGGCGCGGGCACCATCACCTGCAATTACGACGGCTTCTTCAAATATCAGACCCGCATCGGCGAAGGAGCCTTCATTGGTTCGAACAGTTCGCTGGTGGCGCCGGTCAACGTCGGTGCCGGCGCGATCGTTGGAGCCGGCTCGGTGGTCACCCGCGACGTCGAGCGTGACGCCCTGGGCGTCACCCGCGCCGAGCAGAAACAACTTTCCGGCTGGGCCGCGCATTTCCGCGAGCGTCAGTCGGCCAAGAAAGGCAAGTAA